In the genome of Actinomadura graeca, one region contains:
- a CDS encoding flavin reductase — MPDHDAGAVATGVTATDFPTATAEKRAKWWRTVMGEYPTGVCIVSALDDSGRPQGLVVGTFSSVSMDPPLVAFMPMRSSRSYTAVAGCDRFRVSVLGAGHEELCRSFASAAPERRFDVGRWVTDEHGIPALEDAVAWFSCRRTRTIEAGDHDIVLAAVEDLGVGDGSAGMPMLFLKGGYGTFTMPRVDFDADRLGSHLRVADQMRGEVQRLAESIPALVTLCSLAQDRIVVLHASNLRAYEPQVLGVGTTFPFAAPLGVVFAAWGDDLRRAMWRRAGRDVELLDDDLVSTMLAEARERGYAVSLGPAMAERFDEIVSNPSKGQGELRRLWSDAAGDYAVLGGAADWPVAVSSIQVPIFGPDGVPNFALAVSRLPAGLTAGALDAIAARCRDVAAKLAKTIAEETT; from the coding sequence ATGCCGGACCATGACGCGGGGGCCGTCGCGACGGGGGTGACGGCCACCGACTTCCCCACGGCCACCGCCGAGAAGCGGGCGAAATGGTGGCGCACCGTCATGGGGGAGTACCCCACGGGCGTGTGCATCGTCTCCGCCCTCGACGACTCGGGCCGTCCCCAGGGGCTGGTCGTCGGCACCTTCTCCTCGGTGTCCATGGACCCGCCGCTGGTGGCGTTCATGCCGATGCGGAGCTCCCGTTCCTACACGGCCGTCGCCGGCTGTGACCGGTTCCGGGTCAGCGTGCTCGGCGCCGGCCACGAGGAGCTGTGCCGATCGTTCGCGTCGGCCGCCCCGGAGCGCCGGTTCGACGTCGGCCGCTGGGTCACCGACGAGCACGGGATCCCCGCGCTCGAGGACGCGGTGGCCTGGTTCTCCTGCCGCCGGACGCGGACGATCGAGGCGGGCGACCACGACATCGTCCTCGCCGCGGTCGAGGACCTCGGGGTCGGGGACGGCTCGGCCGGGATGCCGATGCTCTTCCTCAAGGGCGGCTACGGGACCTTCACCATGCCCCGCGTCGACTTCGACGCCGACCGGCTGGGCTCGCACCTGCGGGTCGCCGACCAGATGCGCGGCGAGGTCCAGCGGCTGGCCGAGTCGATCCCCGCCCTGGTCACGCTGTGCTCACTGGCGCAGGACCGCATCGTCGTCCTGCACGCCTCGAACCTGCGGGCCTACGAGCCGCAGGTGCTCGGCGTCGGCACCACCTTCCCCTTCGCGGCGCCGCTCGGCGTGGTCTTCGCGGCCTGGGGCGACGATCTGCGGCGCGCGATGTGGAGACGCGCCGGGCGGGACGTCGAGCTCCTCGACGACGACCTCGTCTCGACCATGCTGGCCGAGGCGCGCGAGCGCGGCTACGCGGTCAGCCTCGGCCCCGCCATGGCCGAGCGCTTCGACGAGATCGTGTCGAACCCCTCGAAGGGGCAGGGCGAGCTGCGGCGGCTGTGGTCCGACGCCGCCGGTGACTACGCCGTCCTCGGGGGCGCGGCGGACTGGCCGGTCGCGGTGAGCTCGATCCAGGTCCCGATCTTCGGCCCGGACGGCGTGCCCAACTTCGCGCTCGCCGTGTCCCGGCTCCCCGCCGGGCTCACCGCCGGAGCCCTGGACGCCATCGCGGCACGGTGCCGTGACGTCGCCGCCAAGCTCGCGAAGACGATCGCGGAGGAGACGACGTGA
- a CDS encoding alpha/beta fold hydrolase — translation MTTTSEAVRTWANWTEPEWVDVDGVRVGYRRKGSGPVLLYLHGAGLTRQWLPLYEELARSFDVVVPEHPGFGDTALPSHIRTFDDLVLHYDALVRDLGLDGEIHLVGHSMGGWLAADLAVTYPTRFATLTLMAPMGLRAPHSTPADPFRWSPEQADHHVFSGVAEKYLDFLVQEGGVEDYIHEYGESIPFARLTWNPRYDVRLEHRLARVQAPTRVIHFADDNFIPRELSARYAELVPGAGLVVLDGAGGEPASHVSIVQQPAAIAALIAEHAASPGR, via the coding sequence ATGACGACGACGAGTGAAGCCGTCCGAACCTGGGCGAACTGGACCGAGCCGGAGTGGGTCGACGTCGACGGCGTGCGGGTGGGCTACCGCCGCAAGGGTTCCGGGCCTGTCCTGCTCTACCTGCACGGCGCCGGTCTCACGCGGCAGTGGCTCCCGCTCTACGAGGAACTGGCCCGGAGCTTCGACGTCGTCGTGCCCGAGCATCCCGGATTCGGTGACACGGCCCTTCCGTCCCACATCCGGACCTTCGACGACCTGGTGCTGCACTACGACGCGCTCGTCCGCGACCTCGGGCTCGACGGGGAGATCCACCTGGTCGGGCACTCGATGGGGGGCTGGCTCGCGGCCGACCTGGCCGTCACGTATCCGACGCGCTTCGCGACGCTCACGCTGATGGCCCCGATGGGGTTGCGGGCGCCGCACAGTACGCCGGCCGACCCGTTCCGCTGGTCGCCCGAGCAGGCCGACCATCACGTGTTCAGCGGCGTGGCGGAGAAGTACCTCGACTTCCTCGTCCAGGAGGGCGGGGTCGAGGACTACATCCACGAGTACGGCGAGAGCATCCCGTTCGCGCGCCTGACCTGGAACCCGCGCTACGACGTGCGTCTGGAGCACCGCCTGGCCCGGGTGCAGGCCCCGACCCGGGTGATCCACTTCGCCGACGACAACTTCATCCCCCGTGAGCTGTCGGCGCGCTACGCCGAACTGGTGCCGGGTGCCGGGCTCGTCGTCCTCGACGGTGCCGGCGGGGAGCCCGCGTCGCATGTGTCCATCGTCCAGCAGCCGGCGGCGATCGCCGCGCTGATCGCGGAGCACGCGGCCTCCCCGGGCCGCTGA
- a CDS encoding TetR/AcrR family transcriptional regulator, whose amino-acid sequence MARRSDHDDRRRQLGRAVWRVVRSQGVSALTVRRVGQEAGWTSGAVQYYFASRNALLEYAFQLVQQQTLDRLAAVAETAGDEEAARTAFHQVLPSSDEVRAEAEVWFSFLGLALGDPGLREVGRKGQRIVIDAIAAAVGRSQRAGVISRDLDPQMVAVEGIALADGLCVNAMYHPVRLKEGDVVGLFDRWLAALR is encoded by the coding sequence ATGGCCAGGAGGAGTGATCACGACGACCGCCGCAGGCAGCTCGGGCGCGCGGTGTGGCGGGTGGTCCGGTCCCAGGGCGTCAGCGCGCTGACGGTGCGCCGCGTCGGGCAGGAGGCCGGCTGGACCAGCGGCGCCGTCCAGTACTACTTCGCCTCGCGCAACGCCCTGCTCGAATACGCCTTCCAGCTCGTCCAGCAGCAGACGCTGGACCGTCTCGCGGCCGTCGCCGAGACGGCGGGGGACGAGGAGGCGGCGCGGACGGCGTTCCACCAGGTGCTGCCGTCGAGCGACGAGGTCCGCGCGGAGGCCGAGGTCTGGTTCAGCTTCCTGGGCCTCGCCCTGGGCGACCCCGGCCTGCGCGAGGTGGGCCGCAAGGGGCAGCGGATCGTGATCGACGCGATCGCGGCCGCCGTGGGACGGAGCCAGCGCGCCGGCGTGATCTCCCGTGACCTGGACCCGCAGATGGTGGCCGTCGAGGGCATCGCGCTCGCCGACGGCCTGTGCGTGAACGCCATGTACCACCCGGTGCGCCTCAAAGAAGGCGACGTGGTCGGCCTCTTCGACCGCTGGCTGGCCGCCCTGCGCTAG
- a CDS encoding APC family permease produces MPAIIFFVVAAVGPMSGMMGASALVFDAAGPGAPMVFVLMTIVYVLFVIGYSRMSHYVANAGGFVAYIARAFGEKAGSATAATSVLMYTTLLCSFYGIFGVLAQGALADVFHWNVKWYWCVFVTLALVSLLSYRGVDISLKFLTVLLVLEIIALGAVAVAIVVSGGGESGNSVAGFAPSHWLDGNLGVAMLWAAGVYVGIEATVVFSEEARDRRKTIPRAAYGAVISVGVFYVFVTWALSNAFGLGNIAHVAMTDPNGFIFEQAEDKIAHFWSVWLQIQVITSFFAVLLGLHNILARYFFSLGRAGLMPSALGRTHATTQNPHRASAAISVILGTVLILFTVCGADPYLVIYEWLIGLGTIALLVILALTSLSVPVFFRREQPGAHGLFATVISPIAAAACFVVITYMAIRHYDSFVGSQDNAAWLLLLIPVAAATGLGICLVRPRGVDFAARLD; encoded by the coding sequence GTGCCCGCCATCATCTTCTTCGTCGTCGCCGCCGTCGGGCCGATGTCCGGCATGATGGGCGCGTCGGCACTCGTCTTCGACGCCGCCGGTCCCGGCGCGCCGATGGTGTTCGTGCTGATGACGATCGTCTACGTCCTCTTCGTCATCGGCTACTCGCGGATGAGCCACTACGTCGCCAACGCCGGCGGCTTCGTGGCCTACATCGCCCGCGCCTTCGGGGAGAAGGCCGGTTCCGCCACCGCGGCGACCTCGGTGCTGATGTACACCACCCTGCTGTGCTCGTTCTACGGGATCTTCGGCGTCCTGGCGCAGGGCGCGCTCGCCGACGTCTTCCACTGGAACGTCAAGTGGTACTGGTGCGTCTTCGTCACCCTCGCGCTGGTGAGCCTCCTGTCCTACAGGGGCGTCGACATCAGCCTGAAGTTCCTGACCGTCCTGCTGGTCCTGGAGATCATCGCGCTCGGCGCCGTGGCCGTGGCGATCGTGGTGAGCGGCGGCGGCGAATCGGGCAACTCGGTCGCCGGGTTCGCGCCGTCGCACTGGCTCGACGGGAATCTCGGGGTGGCGATGCTCTGGGCCGCGGGCGTGTACGTCGGCATCGAGGCGACCGTGGTCTTCAGCGAGGAGGCCCGGGACCGCCGGAAGACGATCCCCCGCGCCGCCTACGGCGCCGTCATCTCCGTCGGGGTCTTCTACGTCTTCGTGACGTGGGCGCTCTCCAACGCCTTCGGCCTCGGCAACATCGCGCACGTGGCGATGACCGATCCCAACGGCTTCATCTTCGAGCAGGCCGAGGACAAGATCGCCCACTTCTGGTCCGTCTGGCTCCAGATCCAGGTCATCACCAGCTTCTTCGCCGTGCTGCTCGGGCTCCACAACATCCTCGCCCGGTACTTCTTCTCGCTCGGACGGGCCGGCCTGATGCCCTCGGCCCTGGGCCGCACCCATGCCACGACGCAGAACCCGCACCGGGCGTCGGCCGCGATCAGCGTCATCCTCGGAACGGTCCTGATCCTGTTCACCGTCTGCGGCGCGGACCCGTACCTGGTCATCTACGAGTGGCTCATCGGGCTGGGCACGATCGCCCTCCTGGTCATCCTGGCGCTGACGAGCCTGTCCGTGCCGGTCTTCTTCCGGCGCGAGCAGCCGGGCGCGCACGGCCTGTTCGCCACGGTGATCTCGCCCATCGCCGCCGCGGCCTGCTTCGTGGTGATCACCTACATGGCGATCCGCCACTACGACAGCTTCGTCGGCTCCCAGGACAACGCCGCCTGGCTGCTCCTACTGATCCCGGTCGCCGCCGCGACCGGGCTCGGGATCTGCCTCGTACGCCCGCGCGGCGTCGACTTCGCCGCACGCCTGGACTGA
- a CDS encoding LLM class flavin-dependent oxidoreductase, which produces MSLEFHLFNYGAYPDIPLYDEVENTSYIDLPNELFDPVRGKWYLDSYLDTLVFGEKLGFDGIHTTTQMGGPVGMTPSANLTAAYLAAKTERIKIGTLGPILNVFQNPMRAAEEIALLDQLSGGRLIVGLPMGHGMNYHSAATMNPAFARERYWEGHDLMRKAFMDPGPFEWQGEHFHVPYANLWPKPLQQPYPEVWIPAAGSKLTLEKCAEFHYTYQALFSPRRVLKRNVDTFRRASEKFGYTPGPDQVAAVVFIHVAETDAQARLEAEPHLLFLMQNINRSRQPDAFPPGHFSVESLRGFMTKGGYRDRDIGDMAFEEMTEEGWAIVGSPQTVVDKLGLLVDELGAGKLIHVADFGAMPNWLIRKSLTLMSEEVIPHFRGPGGRPVWAEADPRTAPTHAEYGALRTETKTPPKARIPDVGVVDVRTAHVEDLRKPLRA; this is translated from the coding sequence ATGTCACTGGAGTTCCATCTCTTCAACTACGGGGCGTACCCCGACATCCCGCTCTACGACGAGGTGGAGAACACCTCGTACATCGACCTGCCGAACGAGCTGTTCGACCCGGTGCGGGGCAAGTGGTACCTCGACTCCTACCTCGACACGCTGGTGTTCGGCGAGAAGCTCGGCTTCGACGGCATCCACACCACCACCCAGATGGGCGGGCCGGTGGGGATGACTCCGAGCGCGAACCTCACCGCGGCGTACCTGGCGGCGAAGACGGAGCGGATCAAGATCGGCACGCTCGGGCCGATCCTGAACGTCTTCCAGAACCCGATGCGGGCCGCCGAGGAGATCGCCCTGCTCGACCAGCTCTCCGGCGGACGCCTGATCGTGGGCCTTCCCATGGGCCACGGGATGAACTACCACAGCGCGGCGACGATGAACCCCGCGTTCGCCCGCGAGCGCTACTGGGAGGGCCACGACCTCATGCGCAAGGCGTTCATGGACCCGGGGCCTTTCGAATGGCAGGGCGAGCATTTCCATGTGCCCTACGCGAACCTGTGGCCCAAGCCCCTTCAGCAGCCCTATCCGGAAGTGTGGATCCCCGCCGCCGGGTCGAAGCTCACACTGGAGAAGTGCGCCGAGTTCCATTACACCTATCAGGCGCTCTTCTCCCCGCGCCGGGTGCTCAAGCGCAACGTCGACACGTTCCGCCGGGCCTCCGAGAAGTTCGGGTACACCCCGGGCCCCGACCAGGTGGCGGCGGTGGTGTTCATCCACGTCGCGGAGACCGACGCCCAGGCCCGTCTCGAAGCCGAGCCCCACCTGCTGTTCCTGATGCAGAACATCAACCGGTCACGTCAGCCCGACGCGTTCCCGCCCGGCCACTTCAGCGTCGAGTCGTTGCGCGGATTCATGACCAAGGGCGGTTACCGCGACCGCGACATCGGCGACATGGCCTTCGAGGAGATGACGGAGGAGGGGTGGGCCATCGTCGGCTCCCCCCAGACGGTCGTGGACAAGCTCGGCCTGCTCGTCGACGAGCTCGGAGCCGGGAAGCTCATCCACGTCGCCGATTTCGGCGCCATGCCGAACTGGCTCATCCGCAAGAGCCTCACGCTGATGTCGGAGGAGGTCATCCCGCATTTCCGGGGCCCCGGCGGCAGGCCCGTGTGGGCCGAGGCCGATCCCCGGACGGCCCCCACGCACGCCGAGTACGGCGCGCTGCGCACCGAGACCAAGACCCCTCCGAAGGCCCGGATCCCCGACGTCGGCGTCGTCGACGTGCGCACCGCCCACGTCGAGGACCTGCGCAAGCCCTTGCGCGCCTAG